A window of the Isosphaera pallida ATCC 43644 genome harbors these coding sequences:
- a CDS encoding glycosyltransferase family 87 protein: protein MANPKVFEAALKPVEPELGSPGIHSAAPHPFWNHRYARWLIVVGTLVNLTFAAWPVVNHIRARVNEAHGRTVPVAWGFPKPAIDLIGHFNKDYDLWRLVGVKTLRGESVYPEPSTDAIFPFMYPPSAAVLLALSATLGEPFQVVLLDAINMLSWVAVVIGSVLLATGRAWGRHPVLYVLPSLAVLILIQNIFMIGQPNLGLLALMLGAFLALRAKREGLAGALVALAAGIKAFPLLAIVYFLWRRHDRATVSTIVTLAALLLVAPLPFRGPQGAWEDLSRWTRGMLFKYDETSISQRPYRSFSYKNQSIMGLAHRLFRDVPADGEKLADAQLRGTDPRLIGPVWKVTVVDLGFRGVSGLILASAALAGLVFVAVMPSRNARTERSDTLEWAMLTLLIVIFSPLSFNYAYVWMIFPLTVAWTLALESPKGSARRRGLLVWAGVASLLPATAALEPRVAQAYGNLFWPSVVLLVGLGWELRRLGRQASTHSAQAGFPAPSTLTHRTARSASQPLSAS from the coding sequence TTGGCAAACCCGAAGGTCTTCGAAGCCGCGTTGAAGCCCGTCGAACCCGAACTGGGATCGCCGGGGATCCACTCGGCCGCGCCCCACCCGTTTTGGAACCATCGCTACGCTCGTTGGCTCATTGTAGTCGGAACTCTGGTCAACCTGACCTTCGCCGCGTGGCCGGTGGTCAATCACATTCGGGCGCGGGTTAACGAGGCGCATGGTCGAACCGTACCGGTGGCCTGGGGCTTCCCCAAGCCGGCAATCGACCTGATCGGTCATTTCAACAAGGATTACGACCTCTGGCGATTGGTAGGGGTCAAGACGCTTCGGGGCGAGTCGGTTTACCCCGAACCTTCCACCGACGCGATCTTTCCCTTCATGTATCCTCCTTCGGCAGCGGTCTTGTTGGCGTTGTCGGCGACGTTGGGCGAGCCGTTCCAGGTGGTGCTGCTCGACGCGATCAACATGCTCTCGTGGGTGGCAGTGGTGATCGGTTCGGTACTACTGGCGACCGGACGGGCGTGGGGACGTCATCCGGTGCTGTACGTCCTCCCTTCGTTGGCGGTGCTGATCCTGATCCAGAATATTTTCATGATTGGCCAACCCAACCTGGGATTGCTGGCGTTGATGCTTGGGGCCTTCCTGGCGCTCCGCGCCAAACGCGAGGGTCTGGCCGGAGCACTAGTGGCGTTGGCGGCGGGGATCAAGGCGTTCCCGCTGCTGGCGATCGTCTATTTCCTCTGGCGGCGTCACGACCGGGCCACGGTTTCCACCATCGTCACCCTGGCCGCGTTGCTGCTCGTCGCACCGTTGCCGTTCCGGGGGCCCCAAGGAGCCTGGGAGGATCTGTCGCGCTGGACACGCGGCATGTTGTTCAAATACGACGAGACTTCGATCTCCCAGCGTCCCTACCGCAGTTTCAGCTATAAGAATCAGTCGATCATGGGATTGGCCCATCGTTTGTTCCGCGACGTGCCGGCCGATGGTGAGAAGCTGGCCGATGCCCAATTGCGCGGGACCGATCCCCGGTTGATCGGACCGGTTTGGAAGGTGACAGTGGTGGACTTGGGCTTTCGCGGGGTCTCGGGGTTAATCCTGGCCTCGGCGGCTCTTGCCGGTTTGGTCTTCGTAGCGGTTATGCCCAGTCGCAACGCCCGCACCGAGCGTTCCGACACCCTGGAATGGGCCATGCTGACCCTGTTGATCGTGATCTTCTCACCACTCTCGTTCAACTACGCTTATGTCTGGATGATTTTTCCCTTGACGGTGGCTTGGACGTTGGCGTTGGAGTCGCCCAAGGGTTCAGCGCGACGTCGCGGGTTGCTCGTCTGGGCGGGCGTGGCGAGTCTCTTGCCCGCCACCGCCGCGCTAGAGCCCCGGGTTGCCCAAGCTTATGGCAACCTGTTTTGGCCTTCGGTGGTGCTATTGGTTGGTCTGGGATGGGAGTTGCGGCGATTGGGCCGACAAGCCTCGACCCACAGCGCTCAAGCAGGTTTTCCAGCGCCTTCGACGCTAACCCATCGAACGGCTCGTTCGGCGTCTCAACCTCTGTCGGCGTCTTGA
- the rnc gene encoding ribonuclease III → MSEPDDSELLASCERVIGHSFQDRGLLRAALTHSSRAVHPLASNERLEFLGDSVLGMIVCDTLFHLFPEAKEGDLTRIKSVVVSRQTCTKIARKLGLQNYLLLGKGMGPSSQAPASTLANVFESVVGAIYLDSGFEAARRFVLNNLLPEIESSKNEESQGNYKSQLQQYAQKNHGTTPTYHLLEEKGPDHRKCFKILARIGSHQFPPAWGQTKKDAEQRAAQNALSVLRGLEAPFHAD, encoded by the coding sequence ATGAGCGAGCCGGACGACTCGGAATTGCTGGCCTCGTGCGAGCGGGTGATCGGTCACTCGTTTCAGGATCGAGGGCTGCTCCGAGCCGCTCTGACCCATTCCTCGCGCGCTGTTCACCCGTTGGCCTCGAACGAGCGTCTCGAATTCCTGGGCGATTCGGTTTTGGGGATGATCGTTTGCGACACCCTCTTTCACCTTTTCCCCGAGGCCAAGGAGGGAGACTTAACCCGGATCAAGTCGGTGGTGGTGTCGCGGCAGACCTGCACCAAGATTGCTCGGAAACTCGGGCTCCAAAATTATCTGTTGCTCGGCAAAGGAATGGGACCCAGTTCCCAGGCACCCGCTTCGACTCTGGCCAACGTGTTCGAAAGCGTGGTCGGGGCGATTTACCTTGATAGCGGTTTCGAGGCGGCCCGGCGCTTCGTGCTAAACAACCTGTTGCCCGAAATCGAATCGTCCAAAAACGAGGAGTCGCAAGGAAACTACAAAAGCCAGCTTCAGCAATACGCTCAAAAGAATCATGGAACCACGCCGACCTATCACCTCCTGGAAGAAAAAGGCCCCGACCATCGCAAATGCTTCAAAATCTTGGCTCGGATTGGCTCACATCAATTCCCGCCCGCTTGGGGCCAAACCAAAAAGGACGCCGAACAACGCGCCGCCCAAAACGCCCTGAGCGTGTTGCGAGGTCTCGAAGCGCCGTTCCACGCAGATTGA
- the efp gene encoding elongation factor P: MSVVPAKDFTKRMVVEIDGAPHMIERIQVQTPSARGAATLYKVQARNLKTRAKLEKTFKGTDSLNEVAFERRDVQYLYRDGELFHFMDSTDFNQFTLALEDLEDQVGYLQENMEGLCALMVNDEPIAVELPDTIELTIVETTPGVRGNSATGRTKPATLSTGLVIQVPEHLEANTKIKVDTRTGEYLGRVN; the protein is encoded by the coding sequence ATGTCCGTGGTTCCGGCCAAGGATTTCACCAAACGGATGGTGGTGGAGATTGATGGTGCGCCGCACATGATCGAGCGGATTCAGGTTCAAACCCCCTCGGCGCGTGGAGCGGCCACGTTGTACAAGGTGCAGGCCCGCAACCTCAAAACCCGCGCCAAGCTCGAAAAAACCTTCAAGGGAACCGACTCACTCAACGAAGTGGCCTTCGAGCGTCGAGACGTGCAATATTTGTACCGCGACGGCGAGCTATTCCACTTCATGGACTCGACCGACTTCAACCAGTTCACCCTCGCCTTGGAAGATTTGGAGGACCAAGTCGGCTACCTCCAGGAAAATATGGAGGGCTTGTGCGCCTTAATGGTCAACGACGAACCCATCGCGGTGGAGTTGCCTGACACCATTGAGCTGACGATCGTGGAAACCACGCCTGGAGTGCGGGGAAACTCCGCGACCGGGCGGACCAAGCCAGCGACCCTCTCCACCGGCCTCGTCATTCAAGTACCTGAACATCTTGAAGCGAACACAAAGATCAAGGTCGATACCCGCACCGGCGAATACCTCGGCCGGGTCAACTGA
- a CDS encoding maltokinase N-terminal cap-like domain-containing protein: MTDRTQPFDDLPVCHAGELPDAVFARFLTRQRWFGSKARGIDRIERIDDLQPGDSTATAFNEAEPCGLAIVAVHPVEARSESYAIPWVIRPGAPEDQESPQAILARIETEMGETAHLREGLTDLRLAAAWFDAIRFQRSRPTRRGWIRGVALPGLEAAWPADQPAPAPRPLSAEQSNSNLTFGQTAILKVFRKLERGENPDLEMGRFLARHGFPQVPEVLGHLDWVASDQSLVTLAMLQRLVPNSGSAWTWFLNDLSSRLNAMPEADPTLGAATLATEDRAPGLARLLGQRTAELHQVLASDPDDPGFAPEPYRAEDHRRLLDEVAERWRRLEPLLTDHLSHTTPIEQATVEMVVAGFPALVNRLRVQADDLVAQASPRRIRVHGDYHLGQVLVVGEPHAPDVVLLDFEGEPARSLEARKAKTSPLKDVAGMIRSFDYAATLAVHAARDLRGEQSASNGNDPVAIKTVADQWRAQMTAAFEEGYFATLSNDQAAHPDAASRTILAAHLADKALYELDYELNNRPDWVSIPLKGLAALCDPGVGY, encoded by the coding sequence ATGACCGATCGCACCCAACCCTTCGACGACTTGCCGGTGTGTCACGCAGGGGAACTACCCGACGCGGTGTTCGCCCGATTCCTCACCCGTCAACGCTGGTTCGGCTCCAAGGCGCGGGGGATTGACCGGATCGAGCGAATTGACGACCTTCAACCCGGCGATTCCACCGCGACCGCCTTCAACGAGGCCGAGCCGTGTGGCTTGGCGATCGTGGCGGTTCATCCGGTCGAAGCGAGGTCCGAATCCTACGCGATTCCTTGGGTCATTCGTCCTGGTGCGCCTGAAGACCAAGAGTCTCCCCAAGCGATTTTGGCGCGGATCGAAACGGAGATGGGGGAAACCGCCCACCTCCGCGAAGGGTTGACGGATTTGCGTCTGGCGGCGGCTTGGTTCGACGCCATCCGGTTTCAGCGGAGCCGCCCGACCCGTCGGGGTTGGATCCGCGGGGTGGCTTTGCCCGGCCTTGAGGCGGCCTGGCCCGCCGACCAACCCGCCCCGGCTCCGCGGCCCCTCTCCGCGGAGCAGAGCAACTCGAACCTGACCTTCGGTCAAACCGCCATCCTCAAGGTGTTCCGCAAACTGGAGCGTGGCGAGAACCCCGACCTCGAGATGGGACGCTTTCTCGCCCGTCACGGGTTCCCGCAGGTTCCAGAAGTCCTCGGTCATTTGGATTGGGTCGCGTCCGACCAATCGCTGGTGACCCTCGCCATGTTGCAACGCCTCGTGCCCAACTCCGGCTCGGCTTGGACTTGGTTTCTCAACGATCTGAGTTCCCGCTTGAACGCCATGCCTGAAGCGGACCCCACCCTCGGGGCCGCTACCTTGGCAACCGAGGACCGTGCCCCCGGTTTAGCGCGACTGTTGGGTCAACGCACCGCCGAACTGCACCAGGTTCTGGCGAGCGACCCCGACGATCCCGGTTTCGCGCCCGAACCGTACCGAGCCGAGGACCATCGCCGCTTGCTCGACGAAGTGGCGGAACGCTGGCGGCGGCTCGAACCGTTGTTGACCGACCACCTCTCCCACACCACCCCGATCGAGCAGGCGACGGTCGAGATGGTCGTCGCGGGGTTTCCCGCGCTGGTCAATCGGTTGCGGGTTCAAGCCGACGACCTGGTTGCTCAGGCCAGTCCCAGGCGGATTCGCGTTCATGGCGACTATCACCTAGGACAGGTTTTAGTCGTAGGCGAGCCGCACGCGCCCGACGTGGTGCTGCTCGACTTCGAGGGGGAACCAGCACGCTCGTTGGAGGCGCGCAAGGCCAAAACCTCCCCATTGAAGGATGTCGCCGGCATGATCCGCTCGTTCGACTACGCCGCCACCCTCGCGGTTCACGCCGCGCGCGATCTCCGCGGCGAGCAGAGCGCCTCGAACGGCAACGACCCCGTCGCGATCAAGACAGTCGCCGACCAGTGGCGCGCGCAAATGACGGCCGCTTTCGAGGAGGGCTACTTCGCCACCCTCAGCAACGACCAGGCCGCCCACCCTGACGCGGCGTCCCGTACCATCCTGGCCGCCCATCTGGCCGACAAGGCGCTTTATGAGTTGGACTACGAACTTAACAACCGCCCCGACTGGGTGAGCATCCCGCTCAAAGGATTGGCCGCCCTCTGCGACCCAGGTGTGGGCTACTGA
- a CDS encoding RNA polymerase sigma factor, whose product MVIFQELEGVGRRLITMTQRTDDATLVRLCRTGRPEVFGELVERHQDRLHAALTRFLGDTEEARDLLQDAFLNAYRKLDQFQGESSFSTWVYRIAMNLALSRRRKRKRLFGWWDREGSAPPDPSDLSATSDPTANLERAELEALVQRALSQLPPEARAVIILRDLEGLSYEEIAEILGVPIGTVRSRLHRARGELRLRLQAPLERMGWLSKSDDATRIETTLASSNLEGGESTSSDPSTRSPDLHLHAESVAPLGSSAAARVVRESR is encoded by the coding sequence GTGGTGATTTTCCAGGAACTCGAGGGCGTCGGGCGGCGTCTCATTACTATGACCCAGCGGACGGACGACGCAACCCTGGTTCGACTCTGTCGGACTGGTCGCCCGGAGGTCTTCGGGGAACTTGTTGAACGGCATCAGGATCGCCTTCACGCCGCCCTCACGCGGTTTCTAGGTGATACCGAAGAGGCCCGCGACCTGTTGCAGGATGCTTTCCTCAACGCCTACCGGAAGCTTGACCAGTTCCAGGGGGAGAGTTCTTTCTCCACCTGGGTCTACCGAATCGCCATGAACCTGGCGCTGAGCCGCCGCCGCAAGCGAAAGCGGCTCTTCGGTTGGTGGGACCGCGAAGGGTCGGCTCCGCCGGACCCCTCCGACCTGAGTGCGACCTCCGACCCAACCGCCAATCTTGAACGGGCTGAGTTGGAGGCGCTGGTGCAGCGTGCGTTGTCCCAGCTGCCACCCGAGGCGCGGGCTGTGATAATCCTCCGCGACCTGGAGGGATTGAGTTATGAGGAGATCGCCGAGATTTTGGGGGTGCCGATTGGAACGGTTCGCAGCCGTTTGCATCGGGCCCGGGGCGAACTCCGCCTCCGGCTTCAAGCCCCATTGGAACGGATGGGGTGGCTCTCCAAGTCCGACGATGCGACACGAATCGAAACAACCTTGGCGTCGTCCAACCTGGAGGGAGGGGAATCAACCTCATCCGATCCCTCCACCCGTTCCCCTGACCTGCACCTGCATGCCGAGTCGGTTGCCCCGCTGGGCAGCTCGGCAGCGGCTCGGGTCGTCCGCGAGTCGCGTTGA
- a CDS encoding DNA glycosylase: protein MPGIEQARDGLAAALEARYGRGGDTPPLPSQVTFDAMVRVVLEEFLDARQAALAWEALVEAGLDEAGPIAEADPLELASVWQLAGLKPPARMGGVVRKLAMWLVDRHRGDPTALAEVGVDRLREELRQIQGVGPALTERLLLWGLGREGVPLDRSGYRILLRHGWIDPTADTDELRSTMVQLAQGGRWDDPAGDPRAALAAVGRWSGWMERVGREFCKPTAPRCDRCPLREALPETGPVEWDA, encoded by the coding sequence ATGCCGGGAATCGAACAGGCCCGCGACGGACTAGCGGCCGCCTTAGAAGCGAGGTACGGCAGGGGGGGCGACACACCCCCGTTGCCGTCACAAGTCACGTTTGACGCAATGGTTCGGGTGGTGCTGGAGGAGTTTCTCGACGCCCGACAGGCGGCGTTGGCGTGGGAGGCGTTGGTGGAGGCGGGTTTGGACGAGGCCGGGCCAATTGCCGAGGCCGATCCGCTCGAATTGGCGTCGGTTTGGCAGCTAGCCGGTCTAAAACCCCCAGCGCGGATGGGGGGGGTGGTTCGGAAACTTGCGATGTGGTTAGTCGATCGTCACAGGGGTGATCCCACGGCATTGGCGGAGGTGGGGGTGGACCGTCTCCGCGAGGAGTTGCGGCAGATTCAGGGCGTGGGACCGGCCCTGACGGAGCGTCTTCTGCTTTGGGGGTTGGGACGCGAAGGCGTGCCGTTGGATCGCTCGGGTTACCGGATTCTGCTGCGTCATGGCTGGATCGACCCGACCGCTGACACGGACGAACTGCGCTCGACGATGGTTCAATTAGCTCAGGGGGGGCGGTGGGACGACCCAGCGGGCGACCCTCGGGCCGCACTTGCTGCAGTAGGTCGTTGGAGTGGATGGATGGAGCGGGTGGGCAGGGAGTTTTGCAAACCCACCGCGCCGCGTTGCGATCGCTGCCCCCTCCGCGAGGCGCTTCCCGAAACCGGCCCGGTGGAGTGGGATGCGTGA